A genomic segment from Lignipirellula cremea encodes:
- a CDS encoding NHL repeat-containing protein yields MKRIPNRLKTTLLPRWTFRRAAGLLALTMLASLVAFDGRSAVGGEAEEEFRVKREERFEFSQPPVIAVQGDRVEIRFTAAAFCDATVAIEDAEGNIVRHLACGLLGSSAPAPFQPSLLSQVLLWDGKNDQGRYVDQRDNLIVRVSLGLKAQFERTLYWEPKKRIGKGNSPLIAPRPEGVYVFEGEGVDHMRLFEHNGDYVRTVYPFPAENLEEVVGLDRQIFPQSGRLLPVKHGPKHHSTLLTSGDNMLKSPGKYGSAATAMAVHGDRILLAGVKVNRLSTVGGSTGKNLEGPVVSFEQQPASSTANADLTAAPRSAALSPDGRWLYLTGYVWNRGYPRGHAWLHGVARLDLQHDDAPLETFAGRLEREADGVDPGQFRCPTSVACDAAGQVYVADYMNDRIQVFAPDGKHLKSITHSRPSVLQVDPESGQIYVFSWFLINRFLKNTDRIPAQYARLGPLADPRVQFTAPLPLNNYKDRIGLRWTGLEYNAAVDTFAQPAAIWLVPGKPGTTEQLQILRGLGGGEADARLAHLRILEEGPEELVLRRDFGEETARSVVRTKPPVISRQRLYVNPASGKLYLGEGDSGVNKSFEELLEIDPNTGDIRVVPLPFTAEDICFGVNGAAYLRTDTIVGRYDSRTWREIPWDYGEERTQEGFDPSVKSASLVSALVLPAEGRPAYFHMGGMCISPRGELAVACFNTGKPLDRREFQSDGSLSKRWASTAGRKYLPSLYPGRVRYGEVHVWDVHGQLIHEDAVPGLGATDGIAIDKQGNLYALASAHRLFGGEPYFLPWTETLFKISPSAGKLVAGSDRANIPAEKHNLPERSPDMANHTLQKVWIEGADWKYGGVGFGSQTGGCVCWNARFALDYFDRVFAPEVDHFTVAVLDSSGNLLLRIGDYGNVDDGLPLVKQGGPADPRSIGGDETALFHAAYVASHTDHRLFIADAGNRRILSVKLDYHATRRLPLSSLPAPAVAPGK; encoded by the coding sequence ATGAAACGAATTCCTAACCGCCTGAAGACAACCTTGCTCCCGCGATGGACCTTTCGTCGCGCCGCAGGGCTGCTCGCACTGACGATGCTGGCCAGCCTCGTTGCGTTTGACGGTCGTTCTGCAGTCGGCGGCGAAGCGGAGGAAGAGTTCCGCGTCAAACGGGAAGAACGTTTCGAATTCTCCCAGCCGCCGGTGATCGCGGTCCAGGGCGACCGGGTTGAGATCCGCTTCACTGCAGCCGCGTTCTGCGATGCAACGGTCGCGATTGAGGACGCCGAAGGGAACATTGTTCGGCACCTGGCTTGCGGCCTGCTCGGCTCGTCGGCCCCTGCGCCGTTCCAGCCATCGTTGTTATCGCAAGTGCTGTTGTGGGACGGCAAGAACGACCAGGGCCGGTACGTGGATCAGCGGGACAATCTGATCGTGCGCGTCTCGCTGGGACTCAAAGCGCAGTTCGAACGCACGTTGTACTGGGAGCCGAAGAAGCGTATCGGAAAAGGGAATTCACCGCTAATCGCTCCACGGCCCGAAGGGGTATATGTGTTTGAAGGGGAAGGCGTCGATCACATGCGACTGTTCGAGCACAACGGCGACTACGTCCGCACCGTGTATCCATTCCCGGCCGAAAATCTCGAGGAAGTGGTCGGCCTGGACCGGCAGATTTTCCCGCAGTCGGGCCGCCTGTTGCCGGTGAAGCACGGGCCCAAACATCACAGCACGCTGCTCACCTCGGGCGACAACATGCTGAAGTCGCCCGGCAAGTACGGCTCGGCCGCAACGGCCATGGCGGTCCACGGCGACCGCATCCTGCTGGCTGGCGTCAAGGTGAATCGACTCTCTACCGTCGGCGGTTCTACGGGGAAGAATCTAGAGGGACCGGTCGTTAGTTTCGAGCAGCAACCAGCCAGCTCGACCGCCAACGCCGACCTGACCGCGGCGCCGCGGTCGGCCGCCCTGAGTCCCGACGGACGCTGGCTGTACCTGACCGGCTATGTCTGGAACCGAGGTTATCCCCGCGGCCATGCCTGGCTGCATGGCGTGGCGCGGCTTGACCTGCAGCACGACGACGCGCCGCTGGAAACGTTTGCCGGCCGCCTGGAGCGGGAAGCCGACGGCGTGGATCCGGGCCAGTTCCGCTGCCCCACCTCGGTCGCCTGCGATGCGGCAGGGCAGGTGTATGTGGCCGACTACATGAACGACCGGATCCAGGTTTTCGCTCCCGACGGCAAGCATTTGAAGTCGATCACCCATTCCAGGCCGAGCGTGCTGCAGGTCGATCCCGAATCGGGCCAGATTTACGTGTTCAGCTGGTTCCTGATCAACCGCTTCCTTAAGAATACGGACCGCATCCCGGCGCAGTACGCCCGGCTGGGACCGCTGGCAGATCCTAGAGTGCAGTTCACGGCTCCGCTGCCGCTGAATAACTACAAGGATCGCATTGGCCTGCGCTGGACCGGTCTGGAGTACAACGCGGCCGTCGATACGTTCGCCCAGCCAGCCGCCATCTGGCTGGTTCCCGGCAAGCCCGGCACGACGGAGCAGCTGCAGATTCTCCGCGGTCTGGGAGGCGGCGAGGCCGACGCCAGGCTGGCCCATCTGCGAATCCTGGAAGAAGGCCCGGAAGAGCTCGTTCTGCGGCGAGACTTTGGCGAAGAGACAGCCCGCTCGGTTGTCCGTACTAAACCGCCCGTTATTTCCCGCCAGCGGCTATACGTCAATCCGGCCAGCGGAAAACTGTACCTGGGCGAAGGCGACTCGGGCGTCAACAAGTCTTTCGAGGAACTGCTGGAGATCGACCCCAACACGGGCGACATTCGCGTGGTTCCCCTGCCGTTCACAGCCGAGGACATCTGCTTTGGCGTCAACGGGGCCGCGTACCTGCGGACCGATACGATCGTCGGCCGGTACGACAGTCGCACCTGGCGGGAGATCCCCTGGGATTACGGCGAGGAACGCACCCAGGAAGGTTTCGATCCATCAGTCAAGTCGGCTTCGCTGGTCTCCGCCCTGGTCCTGCCTGCGGAAGGACGCCCGGCCTACTTTCACATGGGCGGTATGTGCATTTCGCCGCGAGGAGAACTGGCGGTCGCCTGCTTTAACACAGGGAAACCGTTGGACCGCCGAGAGTTCCAGTCCGATGGCAGCCTGTCCAAACGCTGGGCCTCCACGGCAGGCCGGAAGTATCTGCCGAGCTTGTATCCGGGCCGCGTGCGGTACGGCGAAGTGCACGTCTGGGATGTACACGGCCAGCTGATCCACGAGGACGCCGTGCCCGGCCTGGGAGCGACGGACGGCATCGCCATCGACAAACAGGGCAATCTCTACGCCCTGGCCTCGGCCCATCGGTTGTTCGGGGGCGAACCGTACTTTTTACCCTGGACGGAAACGCTCTTCAAAATCTCGCCGTCGGCAGGCAAACTGGTCGCCGGCAGCGATCGGGCGAACATTCCCGCCGAGAAACACAACCTGCCCGAGCGTTCGCCCGACATGGCCAACCACACGCTGCAGAAGGTCTGGATCGAAGGCGCCGACTGGAAGTACGGCGGCGTTGGTTTCGGTTCGCAAACGGGCGGATGCGTCTGCTGGAACGCCCGCTTCGCTCTCGACTATTTCGACCGTGTGTTCGCCCCCGAGGTTGACCACTTCACCGTGGCGGTGCTGGATTCGTCCGGGAACCTGCTGCTCCGCATTGGCGACTATGGCAACGTCGACGATGGCCTGCCGCTGGTCAAACAGGGCGGACCAG
- a CDS encoding BatA domain-containing protein yields the protein MESLFRNPWLLPALAALLLPPLIEWLFRRRKKQVELPTIRFLLNNQEQKKVKRQDRILLLLRMLAIGLVVFGVARPLWQRGWMGAAPDRNVTILLDGTGSMSQQRDVSVAFAMAQKKAAAVARALPAGTPVTVLLLGHRLEVVLENETDLHTAAARIEGLRPTSGAAPMATALAWVRDHTADQQERSELYVFSDFQKHTWIQAGSAAAPALLTGLEEKCETFLIDVGGEHAFNYVATQLRPEEFAMSAGMPVTFQTLIECRGTPPADAKASVTFLVDGVKKDVREVTPGEQPVVLEFAHRFPAAAEYLVEVVVEGDNHRLDNRRMYLCRVPEEVQVLLLDETADGPAEPQSLFLARSIRPPTHAALEKVSHFQVKTIVPARISYENLSEYAAILLTGTRQLTPGLAAQLETYAADGGSLWMFMGDTVNLYDYNRLLYRDGEGVMPCALAEKVAPQDAAANIYPQYGDSNHPALVQLARLASDDQTAVLKYVHIDSQQMAASAQVVVSLSNGEPAIVERPFGRGRSLLLNTSADAGWSRLPALAEFAILVQELLRYVVGEPDAAVNLNVGETFEQPVYISTQHLLLRYPDGSKERLRPRRRSADQDEFEVLFDNTTQQGLYEIETIEEVLPRRRFVVNPSAAESDLSRLSQADFRETFPAGGWSWIGSGVSVADMAADLHTVTEISPWIFGALAAMLAIETLLAWRFGRRRGLTA from the coding sequence TTGGAGTCCCTGTTCCGCAATCCCTGGCTGCTGCCGGCTTTGGCCGCGCTGCTGTTGCCGCCGCTGATCGAGTGGTTGTTCCGCCGTCGCAAAAAGCAGGTGGAACTGCCGACCATTCGTTTTCTGCTGAACAACCAGGAGCAGAAAAAGGTCAAGCGACAGGATCGCATTCTGCTGTTGTTGCGTATGCTGGCGATCGGGCTTGTCGTGTTCGGCGTGGCCCGGCCGTTGTGGCAGCGGGGCTGGATGGGGGCCGCACCGGATCGGAACGTCACGATCCTGCTTGACGGCACCGGCAGCATGAGCCAGCAACGTGATGTATCCGTCGCTTTCGCCATGGCGCAAAAGAAGGCCGCCGCCGTCGCCCGCGCACTCCCGGCCGGCACGCCTGTGACGGTGCTGCTGCTGGGGCATCGGCTGGAAGTGGTGCTGGAAAACGAAACCGACCTGCACACGGCCGCCGCCCGGATCGAAGGCTTGCGGCCGACTTCCGGCGCAGCCCCCATGGCGACCGCCCTGGCCTGGGTCCGTGATCATACGGCCGACCAGCAGGAACGCTCAGAGCTTTATGTTTTTTCCGACTTCCAGAAACACACCTGGATACAAGCCGGTTCCGCCGCCGCCCCCGCATTGCTCACCGGCCTGGAAGAGAAGTGCGAGACGTTCCTGATCGATGTCGGCGGCGAGCATGCGTTTAACTATGTGGCGACGCAGCTGCGGCCCGAGGAGTTCGCCATGTCGGCCGGCATGCCGGTTACCTTCCAGACGCTCATTGAGTGCCGCGGCACGCCGCCGGCGGACGCCAAAGCGTCGGTCACGTTCCTGGTCGACGGCGTCAAGAAAGATGTACGCGAAGTCACGCCAGGCGAGCAGCCGGTCGTGCTGGAGTTCGCCCATCGCTTTCCCGCCGCGGCCGAGTACCTGGTCGAGGTGGTCGTCGAGGGGGACAACCACCGTCTCGATAATCGCCGGATGTACCTGTGCCGCGTCCCGGAAGAAGTCCAGGTGCTGTTGCTCGACGAAACGGCCGATGGCCCGGCAGAACCGCAAAGCCTGTTCCTGGCCCGCAGCATCCGTCCCCCGACGCATGCAGCGCTTGAGAAGGTTTCGCATTTTCAGGTCAAAACGATCGTCCCGGCCCGCATCTCTTATGAGAACCTGAGCGAGTATGCGGCCATCCTGCTGACAGGAACGCGTCAGTTGACGCCCGGTCTGGCGGCCCAGCTGGAAACGTACGCGGCCGACGGCGGCTCCCTCTGGATGTTCATGGGCGACACAGTCAACCTGTACGACTACAACCGCCTGCTCTACCGGGACGGCGAAGGCGTCATGCCGTGCGCGCTGGCGGAGAAGGTCGCGCCGCAGGATGCCGCGGCGAACATCTATCCGCAGTACGGCGACAGCAACCATCCGGCCCTGGTGCAACTGGCCCGCCTGGCGTCTGACGATCAAACGGCCGTCCTGAAGTATGTCCATATCGACAGCCAGCAGATGGCGGCCTCGGCCCAGGTGGTCGTTTCGCTCAGCAACGGCGAGCCCGCGATTGTCGAGCGTCCCTTCGGTCGCGGGCGCTCGCTGCTGCTGAACACGTCCGCCGATGCGGGCTGGAGTCGGTTGCCGGCGCTGGCGGAGTTCGCCATCCTGGTGCAGGAACTGCTCCGGTATGTGGTGGGCGAGCCCGATGCGGCCGTCAACCTGAACGTGGGGGAAACGTTCGAGCAGCCCGTCTATATCAGCACGCAACATCTGCTGCTGCGCTACCCGGACGGCTCCAAAGAACGCCTGCGGCCCCGCCGACGCAGCGCCGACCAGGACGAATTTGAGGTCCTGTTCGACAATACCACGCAGCAAGGGCTGTACGAGATTGAAACGATCGAGGAAGTGCTTCCCCGGAGGCGGTTCGTCGTGAATCCGTCCGCGGCCGAGTCGGATCTGTCCCGCTTGAGCCAGGCCGACTTCCGCGAAACGTTCCCGGCCGGCGGCTGGAGCTGGATTGGCTCGGGCGTGTCGGTGGCCGACATGGCGGCTGACTTGCATACGGTGACGGAAATTTCGCCGTGGATCTTTGGGGCGCTGGCCGCGATGCTGGCGATCGAAACCTTACTGGCCTGGCGGTTCGGCCGCCGGCGAGGGCTAACGGCATGA
- a CDS encoding prenyltransferase/squalene oxidase repeat-containing protein: MRIPTAWSALLLALLATIWLGYATGPLAQEPASAKTANADAEAEAEAQRLLAEQERRRGPTSPGLDPAFLVLPRAPQASEMARELLTDDVVQMSQQALDFIAAQQDPDGGWSDTQFASNTGVTALCCLSLMAEGSRPRAGRYGRQLDRGLEFLLKNVQASGAIAGKGSNPYGPGYEHALSTLALVLAYGDMPWRPELRDVISQAVQLLLRSQRLDGGWRYQLSREGHSDMSVTANVLWVLRTAKKAGFTVPREAIGQGVAFVEKCALPDGHFRYRAFGIEAAPSLGGTGVIALSNNGQLDHPLIAPARDKIVYEYGRYTIADLQERRYFVFGCFYASLAVYSCGDEYWIPWFKKASTVLAAMQRTDGDFPDQLDNHVYPTAMAAMVLLAPRGYLPLYER; encoded by the coding sequence ATGAGAATTCCAACCGCCTGGAGCGCCCTGCTTCTTGCCTTGCTGGCGACCATCTGGCTGGGCTATGCCACGGGTCCCTTAGCGCAAGAACCGGCGTCAGCCAAGACGGCCAATGCCGACGCGGAAGCAGAGGCCGAGGCGCAGCGTCTGCTGGCCGAACAGGAACGGCGCCGCGGCCCCACTTCCCCCGGGCTCGATCCGGCCTTCCTGGTGCTCCCCAGGGCGCCGCAGGCCAGCGAGATGGCCCGGGAACTGCTTACCGACGACGTCGTACAAATGAGCCAGCAGGCGCTCGACTTCATCGCCGCCCAGCAGGATCCCGACGGCGGCTGGTCGGATACGCAATTCGCCTCCAACACAGGCGTCACCGCGCTCTGCTGCCTGTCGCTGATGGCCGAAGGCAGTCGTCCCCGGGCCGGTCGTTATGGCCGGCAACTGGATCGCGGTCTGGAATTCCTCCTCAAAAACGTCCAGGCCAGCGGCGCGATCGCTGGCAAAGGGAGCAATCCGTACGGCCCCGGCTATGAACATGCGCTGTCGACCCTGGCGCTGGTCCTGGCGTACGGCGACATGCCCTGGCGACCCGAACTGCGGGACGTTATCTCCCAGGCCGTGCAGCTGCTCCTGCGTAGCCAGCGGCTCGACGGGGGCTGGCGATACCAGCTCAGCCGGGAAGGGCACAGCGATATGTCGGTCACGGCGAATGTGCTCTGGGTGCTGCGGACCGCCAAGAAGGCCGGCTTCACCGTACCGCGGGAGGCGATCGGCCAGGGGGTCGCCTTTGTGGAGAAGTGCGCGCTGCCCGACGGCCACTTCCGTTATCGGGCCTTCGGTATTGAAGCGGCCCCCAGCCTGGGCGGGACCGGCGTGATTGCTTTGTCCAACAACGGGCAGCTGGATCATCCGCTGATTGCGCCGGCGCGGGATAAGATCGTTTACGAGTATGGCCGCTACACCATCGCCGACCTGCAGGAGCGGCGGTACTTTGTCTTCGGCTGTTTTTACGCCAGTCTGGCCGTTTACAGCTGCGGCGACGAGTACTGGATCCCCTGGTTCAAAAAGGCGTCGACCGTGCTGGCGGCCATGCAGCGGACCGACGGCGATTTTCCCGATCAGCTCGACAATCACGTGTACCCGACTGCCATGGCGGCCATGGTGCTGCTCGCTCCCCGCGGTTACCTGCCGCTGTACGAGCGTTAG
- a CDS encoding formylglycine-generating enzyme family protein encodes MLTLLVVAMSLSADPTPAQTQLLQTFHAEFIPITPGEKDFPATLQRTLGDGKTVEIRFEQPFSVAKYEVPQDLFKAVTGNDPSRWKGDRNSVEEVNRDEAIAFCRQATQLMRSAKLIGADEEIRLPTESEWEYVARAGTDTIYSFGNKVADLDDYAWHTGNAAGNDPPVGTKKPNPWGLYDIHGYLWEWCADDWSSETAKLPVAGQAVQSAGAAHGVLRGGSWKDKAEKLTSYYRYKAATDLRDDAVGFRCILARTAKN; translated from the coding sequence ATGCTCACTCTGCTCGTCGTCGCCATGTCGCTCTCTGCTGATCCGACACCTGCGCAAACCCAGCTGCTGCAGACCTTTCATGCCGAGTTCATCCCCATTACGCCCGGCGAGAAAGATTTCCCCGCAACCCTCCAGCGCACTCTGGGAGACGGCAAAACAGTCGAGATCCGATTTGAGCAGCCGTTCTCGGTGGCCAAATACGAAGTGCCGCAGGATCTGTTCAAGGCTGTCACCGGGAACGACCCCAGCCGCTGGAAAGGGGACCGCAACTCGGTCGAAGAGGTCAACCGCGACGAAGCGATCGCCTTCTGCCGCCAGGCGACCCAGTTGATGCGGTCCGCCAAACTGATTGGCGCCGACGAAGAAATTCGCCTGCCGACCGAAAGCGAATGGGAGTACGTCGCCCGGGCCGGAACCGACACCATCTACTCGTTCGGCAACAAGGTCGCGGACCTGGACGACTACGCCTGGCACACCGGCAACGCCGCCGGGAACGATCCGCCGGTGGGGACCAAAAAGCCGAATCCCTGGGGGCTGTACGACATCCACGGTTACCTGTGGGAATGGTGCGCCGATGACTGGTCCAGCGAAACCGCAAAGCTCCCCGTCGCGGGCCAAGCGGTGCAATCCGCAGGCGCCGCCCACGGCGTCCTGCGCGGCGGCAGCTGGAAGGACAAGGCAGAGAAACTCACCAGCTACTATCGCTACAAAGCCGCCACTGATCTACGCGACGACGCCGTCGGCTTCCGCTGCATTCTGGCCCGCACCGCCAAAAACTAA